The genomic region TTAGGAATAGCTGTTGGAACTCTTATTATGATTCTTTCAGGCTACAATCCGTTAGATGCATTTGCCGCACTTTGGCAAGGGGCCTTTGGGGATGAGTTTTATTTTGGTGAAACGGTTCGACTCGTAACCCCACTACTATTAGCGGGAATTTCGGTAGCATTCGCCTTCCGTACGGGACTTTTTAATATTGGAGTTGAAGGCCAGTTAATTGTTGGGTGGCTTGCAGCCGTTTGGGTGGGAACAGCAGTCGAGTTGCCAAAACTCATCCATTTACCATTAGCTGTATTGGCGGCAGCATTAGCAGGAGCTCTTTGGGGATTTATTCCAGGGTTATTAAAGGCACGATTCCGTGTCCATGAAGTTATTGTCACCATTATGATGAACTATGTTGCTCTACATGTGACAAACTATTTTATTAAGAATGTGTTGAGTGATAACGGAGATAAAACAGAAAGAGTTGCAGAATCCGCCTCATTACGTTCAGAATTTTTCGAAGGCTTAACTGATTTATCTCGCATGCATTGGGGAATTTTTATCGCATTATTCTGTGTATTTATCATGTGGTTCTTATTAGAGAAAACAACGACTGGATATGAGTTACGTTCAGTAGGATTTAATCAGCATGCATCACAATATGCAGGGATGAATGTGAATAAAAATATTATCTATTCCATGGTTATTTCAGGTGCTTTCGCTGGACTTGCTGGAGCAATGGAAGGGCTAGGAACTTTTGAATACGCTTCAATTAAAGGTGGATTTACAGGAACTGGATTTGATGGCATCGCTGTTGCTTTGTTAGGGGCAAATGGACCAATTGGAATCATCTTAGCTGCAGTACTTTTTGGAAGCCTTAAACAAGGTGCATTAAATATGCCACTTCAAGCAGGAGTTCCAAATGAATTAGTTGATATTATTATTGCTTTAATCATTTTCTTTGTTGCATCAAGTTACATGATTCGCTGGTTTATTGAACGAATCAGTAAAAAGGAGGTGAAATAAGTGGGTATCATTGAAATTTTAGCTATCGTTGTACCGTCAGCATTAATTGCCGCCTCTCCACTTATTTTCACAGCTTTAGGCGGAGCGTTCTCAGAACGTTCAGGTGTCGTAAATATTGGACTCGAAGGCTTAATGATCATAGGAGCGTTTTCAAGTATTGTCTTTAATTTAAATTTTGCTGATCAATTCGGTGGTGCAACACCGTGGCTCGCTCTTATTGTCGCAATGGTTGCTGGTGGATTATTCTCTATCCTTCATGCGGTCGCATCCATTACCTTCCGAGCGGACCAAGTTGTATCGGGTGTAGCGATAAACCTACTAGCATTAGGGGTGACGTTATTCCTTGTAAAGCTGTTGTATGATAAAGGTCAAACAGATGACGCAACACAAACTTTTGGTAAAATTGATGTCCCTTTTTTAAGTGATATTCCTGTGATTGGTGACATTTTCTTTACTAACACATATGCGCCTCCATTTTTAGCTATTGGTGTAGCCTTTCTTGTTTGGTTTATCATGGCGAAAACACCATTTGGATTACGTCTTCGATCCGTCGGAGAGCATCCGATGGCAGCGGATACGATGGGAATAAACGTAACAAAAATGCGTTACATTGGTGTAATCCTATCAGGTGCCCTTGCAGGAATTGGTGGGGCAGTATACGCGCAAGCATTATCACCAAACTTCTACCACGCTACCATTAATGGTCAAGGGTTTATGGCACTTGCAGCCTTAATTTTTGGTAAATGGCATCCATTGGGTGCGATGGGAGCTGCCTTGTTTTTCGGATTTGCACAAAGCTTAAGTGTAATTGGGAATTCTATTCCTTTATTAGAAAATATACCGAATGTATATCTATTAATTGCTCCTTATGTCTTAACGATTTTAGCATTAGCTGGATTTATCGGACGTGCTGATGCTCCAAAAGCGTTAGGTACACCTTATGTAAAGGGTAAAAGGTAAGTAAAAAGGAAGAGTTGCTCAGGCAACTCTTCCTTTTAATTTTATTTAGTCTTGTGTAGTGGAAGGTGAAAATACGAACTGATTTGTTGATCAACCTTCGCTTGATGTTCAAAGTCATTTAAGCTTGGGATAAATTGATAGTCTGTTTCGAGGTCACTGATATGCTCAATAATATATTTTAAGGCATCTGTGATATAG from Bacillus spongiae harbors:
- a CDS encoding ABC transporter permease, with translation MSNRFVNIIVPVIAVILGIAVGTLIMILSGYNPLDAFAALWQGAFGDEFYFGETVRLVTPLLLAGISVAFAFRTGLFNIGVEGQLIVGWLAAVWVGTAVELPKLIHLPLAVLAAALAGALWGFIPGLLKARFRVHEVIVTIMMNYVALHVTNYFIKNVLSDNGDKTERVAESASLRSEFFEGLTDLSRMHWGIFIALFCVFIMWFLLEKTTTGYELRSVGFNQHASQYAGMNVNKNIIYSMVISGAFAGLAGAMEGLGTFEYASIKGGFTGTGFDGIAVALLGANGPIGIILAAVLFGSLKQGALNMPLQAGVPNELVDIIIALIIFFVASSYMIRWFIERISKKEVK
- a CDS encoding ABC transporter permease yields the protein MGIIEILAIVVPSALIAASPLIFTALGGAFSERSGVVNIGLEGLMIIGAFSSIVFNLNFADQFGGATPWLALIVAMVAGGLFSILHAVASITFRADQVVSGVAINLLALGVTLFLVKLLYDKGQTDDATQTFGKIDVPFLSDIPVIGDIFFTNTYAPPFLAIGVAFLVWFIMAKTPFGLRLRSVGEHPMAADTMGINVTKMRYIGVILSGALAGIGGAVYAQALSPNFYHATINGQGFMALAALIFGKWHPLGAMGAALFFGFAQSLSVIGNSIPLLENIPNVYLLIAPYVLTILALAGFIGRADAPKALGTPYVKGKR